The genomic DNA GCTGTTCCGGTTGCGGGACGGCGAGTGGCAGGACATCGAGCCCGCCGTCGGCGACCTGAGCGGCGAGGCCGTCGTCGGGTTCGGGTCGCAGCCCGCCGAGACGCCCGAGGGCGACCGGCTCACCATGGACCTCGGCATCCCGACACCCCCGAGCCCGTACGAACCCGCCCCCGAACCGCCCCGCGAACCCTTCCGCTTCCGCGCCTCCGTCGCCCGCCCGGGAGACACGCTGTTGATGTGCACCGGGGGGCTGGCCGAACCTCTGCGCGGCGAGCCCGCGCTGTCCGCCCATCTGGCGGGGCGATGGTCCGGCACCACTCCGCCCGGTCTCGCCGCGTTCCTCGCGGACACCCAAGTGCGGGTCAAGGGTTATGCCGACGACCGCACGGCGGCGGCTGTTTGGGAGGCGTGAGCGCCCGGGCTGTGAATTCATGGAACCCAGAGGGATCCGTAGGACACAGGAAACCGAAGGGCACGCGAGAACCATGGCCAAGCAGAACGTTGCCGAACAGTTCGTCGACATCCTCGTCCGCGCCGGAGTCAAGCGCCTCTACGGCGTCGTCGGCGACAGCCTCAACCCGGTGGTCGACGCGATCCGCCGCAACTCCGCCATCGACTGGATCCACGTACGGCACGAGGAGACCGCCGCCTTCGCCGCCGGCGCCGAAGCGCAGATAACCGGGAAGCTCGCGGCCTGCGCCGGCTCCTGCGGCCCGGGCAACCTGCACCTCATCAACGGCCTCTACGACGCCCACCGCTCCATGGCCCCGGTCCTCGCCCTCGCCTCGCAGATCCCGTCCAGCGAGATCGGCCTCGGCTACTTCCAGGAGACCCACCCGGAGCGGCTCTTCCAGGAGTGCAGTCACTACAGCGAACTCATCTCCAACCCCAAGCAGATGCCCCGCCTCCTCCAGACCGCCATCCAGCACGCGGTCGGACAGAGCGGCGTCAGCGTCGTCTCCCTCCCCGGCGACATCGCCTCCGAGCCCGCCCCGGACAAGGCCGCCGAGACCGCCCTCGTCACCTCCCGCCCCTCCGTCCGCCCCGGCGACACCGAGATCGACAAGCTCGTCGAGCTGATCGACGCTGCGGACAAGGTCACCCTGTTCTGTGGCAGCGGTGTCGCCGGCGCGCACGCCGAGGTCATGGAGTTCGCCGGGAAGATCAAGTCCCCGATCGGACACGCCCTGCGGGGCAAGGAATGGATTCAGTACGACAACAAGTTCGATGTCGGGATGAGCGGACTGCTCGGCTACGGCGCCGCCTACGAGGCCACCCACGAGTGCGATCTCCTCATCCTCATCGGCACCGACTTCCCGTACAACGCGTTCCTGCCCGACGACGTGAAGATCGCCCAGATCGACGTACGGCCCGAACACCTCGGCCGGCGCTCGAAGTTGGACCTCGCGGTGTGGGGCGACGCGAAGGAGACGCTGCGCTGTCTCACCCCGCGGGTGCGGCCGAAGGACGACCGGCGGTTCCTCGACCGGATGCTCAAGAAGCACGCCGACGCGCTGGAGGGCGTCGTCAAGGCGTACACGCGGAAGGTTGAGAAGCACGTCCCGATCCACCCCGAGTACGTGGCCTCCGTGATCGACGAACTGGCCGACGAGGACGCCGTGTTCACGGTCGACACCGGTATGTGCAACGTCTGGGCCGCGCGCTACATCACGCCCAACGGCCGTCGTCGCGTGATCGGTTCGTTCTCGCACGGGTCGATGGCGAACGCGCTGCCGATGGCGATCGGCGCCCAGTTCACCGACACCGAGCGGCAGGTCGTGTCGATGTCCGGCGACGGCGGATTCTCCATGCTGATGGGCGACTTCCTCACCCTCGTCCAGTACGACCTGCCGGTGAAGGTCGTCCTGTTCAACAACTCCTCCCTGGGCATGGTCGAGTTGGAGATGCTGGTCGCCGGTCTCCCGTCGTACGGCACCACCAACAAGAACCCCGACTTCGGTGCCGTGGCGCGCGCCTGCGGTGCCTACGGTGTGCGGGTCGAGAAGCCCAAGGACCTGGAAGGCGCGCTGAAGGCCGCCTTCAAGCACAAGGGCCCGGCCCTCGTCGACGTCGTCACCGACCCCAACGCCCTGTCCATCCCGCCGAAGATCAGCGCCGAGATGGTGACCGGCTTCGCGCTGTCGGCGTCGAAGATCGTGCTGGACGGGGGAGTCGGACGCATGCTGCAGATGGCCCGGTCCAACATCAGGAACGTACGCGGGCTCTAACCGTCGTACGGCGCCCAGCCGTTCGCCGCGTACCAGTAGTGCGGCAGGCCCTTGATGCTCGTCGTGCGGAACGGCTTGCCGTGGTCGTCGATGCGGAGGGTGCCGGTGCGGCCCAGGGAGGACCAGTCCAGTTCGAGGTACCAGCGGCAGTCGCAGGTCCCGGTGCGGGCCTTGACCAGCAGGACTTCCGGGTCCGTGGCCGAGACCCGGTAGGGCAGGTGTACCGCAGGGGTCGGCTTGCCCATCTCGCCGCCCGGCTCCGGGACGGCGAGGGGGCGGTGGGCGTCCAGGTTCACGCCGAAGTAGCGCGGGGTGATGTCCCCGCCGCAGCCCTGGGCCATCGAGTAGGCGGTGCCCGGGGCGGGTGTCGAACGGCCGACGACGCGGACCCGAAGTGCTTCCAGGACCACGGCTGTTGAGGTCTTGCCCTGCACCGAGATCTCGACGTCCGTCTGCCCGCCGTGCACCGCGTGCTGCGTCGCCGCCCAGTCCCCGGCGTCCTGCTGGACCGGGGGCGGCGGCACCTCCTTGGGCGCCTTGTCGATGACGTAGTCGTGGTCGCAGCCGATCTCCCAGACCTGGGAGTCGGCGGTCCAGGCGAGTGGGGCGGGTGGTGTGGGTGGTGCGGACGGCGAGGCCATGGCCGTACTGCCGGCCTTGGACTTGGCCGTGCCGTGGGTGGAGACCGCCGACAGGGTGCCCCACGCGGCGAGCGTCGCGCACACCACGGCGACCGTGAGCGTGAGCCGCCGGCGGTACCAGCGGCTGGGCGTCGGCGCGGGGACTTCCTCCGGCACCGGTTCAGGGACCGGGTTCTCGGCGGGCCGGGGCCGCTGCCGTGCCGCCACCGCCAGGATCCAGTACCGGTGCAGCTCCAGCCGCTCCTCCGGGGGCGCCCCGCACAGCGCCGCGAAACGCTCCACGGGCGCGAAGCCGAGGGGGACCGCCTCGCCCACGCAGTAGCGGTGCAGGGTCGAGGCGTTCATGTTCAGGCGGCGGGCCAACTGGCTGTAGCTGCGGTCCGTGCGGTCCTTCAGCCGGCGCAGCAGTGCCGCGAACTCCTCGACGTCCTTGTCGTTGCCCTCGCCCGACACCGTCGCCCCTCTGCGTCGCGTCCCAGGACGGCATCCCAGGCACACCACAGAAGAGGAGGTCAGCGGGGGTGGGACGGTTCCACCGTCGCGGGGTCGGTGTCGGTCGTTGCGGTCGTCCGGGCCGGGCACCGAAGCTCTGACCGACCACATCGCACGGCACCGATCCGAAACGGGGACCACACGTGAACAGCAAGAAGGCCACGCGCCGCACCGCCCTCGCCGCCGCCCTCGCCCTCGCCCTCGGGCTGGGCGTGGCGGCCCAGGCCTCCGCCGGCGCCCCGCGCTCGGTGAGCGGCTCGCCGGACGACAACATCACCCGCATCGCCGACTTCTACGGCGCCTACGTCGACGCCGAGAGCGACCTCGACAGCGGCGGCGAGCTCGCCCGGCAACTGCGCGCCTACTACCTCACCCCCGCCTACCTGAAGGAGCTGACGGCCTGGGAGAACAAGAACCACGCGGACGGCGTCCTTCAGGCCCAGAACATCCCCTTGAGCTGGAAGGTCACCGACAACGGCACCGCCGGGTACACCGAGGCCGCCATCACCCTCACCTGGGGCGGCGGGGACACCACCAGGCTGATCGTCGACATGACCCGCACGACCCACAAGATCTTCCACATCGGCACGAAGGGGATCGGCGGCAAGTAGCCCCCGTAGCCGAGCCGTTCGCGGTTGCTGAGCGGCTGATTCCGGCCAGATTCGCGGAGGGTGGACCTCAGGGTGGTCCGGGGGGACCAACCGTCCCACGCCTTCGCGGACTACGGCCGGATCGGCAGCCCCGCATCGGCAGTCGGTTCGATCGCCGGTGGTCAGGACGGCACGGGGTGTCTGGTCCCGGTGCCGGGAGCCGGCACATCCCGGAAGGGAACGCCCCGACCGCCCCACCCGCGTCGCATGCTCCGTACGGCGGCCGTTCGACCGTACGGACGGCACGGCCCCCGATTCCTCCGCCTCGCCGGACTCGGCGCAACTGTGGCCGAACACCCGGTCGTTGTCACTTCGACATGACTGCCCTGTTCCCGGCGAGGGCATGGATCCCCGTGAACGTGTTCGAGCAGGAGGGAACCGGAAACCGGCGTGCAGGCGGGGGTCATGAAAAGGCAAGCACGAGGGGGCGGTCCCATGGCGATCGGGGCCTCCTCGTCGAAAGCGGTGGAGGACAAGGCCGACAGCGCCACGCAACCGGCGCAGCCGCCTCAACTGAGGCGCAGACTCGGACGCGCGGACCTGCGGGCGGTGCCCGAGGCGCGCAGAGCGTTGCGTGAACTGTTACGGCACTGGGGGAGGCCGGGACGATCGGAGATAGCGGAACTGCTCACGAGTGAACTCGTCACCAACGCGCTGATCCACACCGACCGCGACGCCGTGCTCACGGCGACCGTCGGACCGGATGGACTCCGCGTGGAAGTAAGGGACTTCGTGGCCCGCAGGCCCCGACTGCGCGTACCGGACGCCGACGACGGTACGCACGGGCGGGGCCTGGTGCTGGTGCAGTCCCTCGCGGACGCGTGGGGAGTGTCGCCCCACGGGGTCGGCAAGTCCGTCTGGTTCGAGCTGGATTCGGACGCGGCATGAGCAACGGGACGGGGGCGGCGTCCAGTTGGACTCCGCCCCCGTCCCGTTGTCGCCCGGTCCCGGCTCTCGGCTCGCAGCCTGTCGGCTCAGCCGAACTGCTGCTCCAGGTCCTTGAGCTTGCGCTCGAGGGAGTCGAGCCGCGGCAGGGCCATGGTGTCGTCCTCCGCCGTGAGGTCGACGGTTATCGGGTCAGATGCCCCGCGGACTGGCTGGAGTGAGGGACGCGTGCGAACCGGCAGTTGTTCCGGCGTCGATAGAGCAGGCTCCGCGGATGCTTGACCGGAGCCGCGCTCCAGGGCCTGCGGTTCCGGCGACCGGCCGCCGCCCCGTCCCATGAGGCCGCGCTGCCCCCGGCTTATGGCCTTGAGCTGGGCCCGCTCGATCCGCTGCTGGTCGCGCCGACGCAGTCGGGTCTCTTCCTTCTTCGCCTTGTCCTCGCGCACCTCGTCGACCGCCTCGTCCAGGCTGCGGACGTTCTCCAGGAGCATCAGCGACCAGGCGCTGTAGGTCTCACGGGGGGCGCGCAGCCAGCGGACGATACGGATCTGCGGCAGCGGACGCGGCACCAGACCCTGCTCGCGCAGCGCGGCCCGACGGGTCTGCTTCAGCGCGCGGTCGAACAGGACCGCGGCCGACAGCGACATGCCGGAGAAGAACTGCGGAGCGCCCGCGTGGTCGACACCCCTGGGCGCGTGCACCCAGTTGAACCAGGCGGCCGCGGCCGCGAACGTCCACACGAGTATCCGGGAGCCGAGGGCCGCGTCACCGTGGCTGGCCTCGCGGACCGCGAGGACGGAGCAGAACATGGCCGCGCCGTCGAGGCCGAACGGGACGAGGTACTCCCAGCCGTCGGTGAGGCCGAGGTTCTCCTGGCCGAAGCCGACCAGTCCGTGGAAGGAGAGTGCCGCGGCGACCGCCGCACAGCAGAACAGAAGGACGTAGGAGGCGATGCCGTATATGGCTTCCTTGCGCCTGCGGCGCTCCTCCGTGCGCTCCCACGAGTCGTCTTTCGCGTGCTCCCCGCCGGACCGCTTGCTCCGCGCGAGCACCGCAACCGCCGCCAGCATGCCCAGGAGCAGTACGGCGCCGGGAAGCAGCCAGTTAAGCGATATGTCGGTCAGTCTCATCTGGGGTCCCTTGCATTGGGATAGGGCGTAACGCCCGCCATAGTGGCCCAATCCCAACGGCCCTCAGGCGTTTTCGGGGCAAGAGGCCGCCAAGGAGGTGCAAGGGGATGCCCAAGGCGGCTTTCTGCTCGAACTGCCGCTTGAGGGGCGGGAGTTGAGTTCGAATAAGACTACCCGTACGGGTGGTTCCACGGAAAGTTCCTGCGACAAGTGAGGAAGTTGTGAAGCACCTGTTACCGGGCGGGCGTCTCGTTCGCGGCCGATCCTAGCGGGCTCCGAGTCGAGCGTGTGACTGAGGGTCCCTCAACTCGCGGCGGCAGCCAGCAGCTTGGTGACCCGCTCCGTCTCGCAGGTGCGCGGACAGGTCGCGCACGCGTCGTCGGCGTCCAGCGTGTAGTACATACAGCAACTGGCCCGGTCCCGGGTGGACAGCGGCTCGCCATGAGGCCCTGTCACCTCACGGAACGCGGCCGATCCGACGTACGGCTTGGTCGCGCCCGGCAGCAGCCGCTCCAACTCCCGTACCGCCCGCTGCTGTTCGCCGAAGAGGTCGGCGACGTACCAGATCCCCTCCACGACCTCGTCGGTCGCCATGCCCCACAGGGCGCGGCCCCGCCGGCGCATCCGCGGGCCGAAGCCGGCCAGGACGGGCTCCATGTGCTCGGCGACCGCGGCCCGTACCTCGGCCCGCAGTGCCTCCTCGTCCGGGACCACCCGGGCGCCGGGCAGCGCCGCCGCCGGGTCGCCGGGCAGGCAGGCGAAGGAGTCGGTGCGGACGGCCAGCCGGCCCATGTCGAAGCCCTCGGCCGTGCGGTCGTAGGAGACGTGGGTCACGGGGAGGCGGGGGACGCGGTGGTGCAGGAACCACGGGACGGTGAACAGGAGGACGACCGGCCAGGCGTAGCGGTGCAGGCCGAAGGTGGCTATCACGTCCGGGCGGCCCCGGCGGCCGTGGTCGCGCAGGACCTGGGCGTCGTCCCGGGCGAGGAACGCCTCCAGGCCTTCGCCGCCCGCCGCGAGCGCGGCCGCGGAGATCCAGCCGCCGCCGGTGGGAGTCGGCTGGTCCGGGGTGAGTTCGGTGATCGCGAGCCCGGGGATGACCTCGGTGAGGCGGGCGTACGAGTCCGCTACGGCCGAAGAAGGCAGGGGCATGCCGGGACCACCGATTCGCCGTTGGTTTAGAGGTAAGGCTTACCTTACCCAACAGGTATGGGATTTACCCTGCCCTATGGGGGACACCCTCATTACCCCCGAAGTCCGATCTGCGCCTAAGGTGCTTGACGGACGAGTAACAAGACGCCGTAATGACCCCAAGTACCGACACGTCCGGAGGAGGACCCGTGAAGCAAGGCGCGCAGGGCTCCGCCGGTACCGGCATTCCGGATCCGCGTCCCCGGGGCTCCCGGGTGCCGCCGCAGTCGCGCGCCGCCGATATGGACCGGGACCGGAACCGGGATCTCGCGGACGGCGCCGGTGCGGTGCGCGGTGAGCACACGCACAGCGAGACGCCGATCCCGCGCCCCCGGGCCGTCGTCCAGCGGTCCTCCGTGCGCGGCCAGATCCTCGATGCCCTGCGCACCGCGCTCGTCGGCGGCGAACTGACCCCGGGCGAGGTCTACTCCGCGCCCGCGCTCGGCGACCGGTTCGGCGTCTCCGCCACCCCCGTGCGCGAGGCCATGCAGCAGCTCGCCACCGAGGGTGCCGTCGAGGTCGTACCGAACCGGGGTTTCCGGGTGGTCGAGCGAGGGGCCCGCGAACTCGCCGAACTCGCCGAGATCCGCGCCCTGATCGAAGTGCCGGTGATGCTCCGGCTCGCCCGGACCGTGCCCGCCGGCCGCTGGAGCGACCTGCGCCCGCTGGCCGAGGGGACCGTGCGCGCCGCGTCCACCGGGTGCCGGGCGACGTACGCCGAGTCCGACCGGGCCTTCCACTGCGCTCTCCTCTCCCTCTCCGGCAACGAGCAGCTCGTCCAGATCGCCGAGGACCTGCACCGCCGCGCCCAGTGGCCGCTGGTCGGCGGTCCCGTCACGCGCGGGCGGGCCGACCTGGTCGCGGACGCGGCCGAACACCTGGCGCTCCTCGACGCGTTGGCCGCGGGGGAGTGGGACGTGGTGCGCTCCCTGGTGCAGGAGCACTTCGCGGGAGCCGCGTGAACCCGAATATGTGACTCCGGTCACGAGCGGGTCCGGGTCCGGCGACCGCGGGCCGCACCGGGAACCCGCCCGACCGGTGGTGACGTGCCCCACGGAAAGGGACGACCGTTCCGCGGGGGAGAGCGCCGATGTTTCCGAATCCGGGCCGGCAAGCGTCACAACAGGCCGCACGGCGAGGCGCCGAGCAGTCGGCGCGACAGGCCGCGCAGGACGGGATGCGGGCCGCGCAGGCGGGAGCCCGGCGCGGCCACTCCGGCGCGTCGCGCGGAAGCCTCCTGTCGGTCCTTCTGCTCGTAGCCGTCGGGGTGTTGGTCGCCCGCGACCCCGAACTCCGGGCATCCGTCCTGCAGTTCGTCCACCACGTCGTGAACGTCGTCCAGAACCGGACCGACGGCTCCTGACCTACGCCGTGGCCGCACCCGGCGCGGGCACCGCCAACTGCCGTGCCAGCCACGTCGGTACACCGCCCAGCAGCCGGAACAGCCGCCGAGCCTCCTCGCGCAACCGGGACGCCTCCGGCTCGGCCTCCGCGTCCGCGAGCGACACGAGAGCCGGTGCCGTACCGACGAGGTAGCCCAACTCCTCCCGGATCCGCAGCGATTCGGCGAAGCCGTGCCGGGCCTCCGCCAACTCCCCGTCCCGCAGGGCCAGTCCGGCCAGGTGGCGATGAGTGAACGACAGCAGCAGCGGGTCGGCCTGGTCGGCGGCCCCCGCGTGCGCACGCCGGTACGCGGCCCGCGCGGCCTGCGGCGAACGCGCCAGGTTCTCGGCGACCAGCCCCCGCCGGAAGTCCAGCAGCGCCCGCCCCGCACCGTCCGGCGGGATCAGCGCCGCCGCCCGCCCGAGCGCGGCCCGCGCCTCGTCGGCCCGGTCGCGCACCGAGTGCAGCGTGGCCGCGTAGGCGAGGTACCCGCGCTCACAGGCCGCCGCGCCCCGCTCGTCGTCGCTGTGGGCCAGCGCCTCCGCCGTCCGCAGCGCGTCGTCGGCGTCCTCCCAGCCCTGCTCGGTGTAGAGACACCGCTCCACGAGCAGCGCGGTCCGCTGAAGGGCCGGTGCCGCGGTGTCGGGCCGCAGCAGCGCCGCCGCGTCGACCCAGCAGGCCCGCGAGCGCAGCCGCCACACCGCGGTCTGGAGGGGATCGTCACCTTCGGTCGTTCCGTTTCCAGACATGGCGGAATGCGCCACGTTGCCCTCCCCGAGCACACCATTGAGCTGTTGAGTGGTGGCCGCATCTCAGCACGGATCGGGCGGCCCGGCCAAGAGGGTGGGTGAAAGAATTCACAAAGTCGTGGGATCTTCGGGTCAGCTCATGCGCAGTGCCAGGAAGAAATCCAGCTTGTCCTCAAGGCGCGAGA from Streptomyces sp. NBC_01478 includes the following:
- a CDS encoding DUF2637 domain-containing protein → MRLTDISLNWLLPGAVLLLGMLAAVAVLARSKRSGGEHAKDDSWERTEERRRRKEAIYGIASYVLLFCCAAVAAALSFHGLVGFGQENLGLTDGWEYLVPFGLDGAAMFCSVLAVREASHGDAALGSRILVWTFAAAAAWFNWVHAPRGVDHAGAPQFFSGMSLSAAVLFDRALKQTRRAALREQGLVPRPLPQIRIVRWLRAPRETYSAWSLMLLENVRSLDEAVDEVREDKAKKEETRLRRRDQQRIERAQLKAISRGQRGLMGRGGGRSPEPQALERGSGQASAEPALSTPEQLPVRTRPSLQPVRGASDPITVDLTAEDDTMALPRLDSLERKLKDLEQQFG
- a CDS encoding (2Fe-2S)-binding protein, with product MPLPSSAVADSYARLTEVIPGLAITELTPDQPTPTGGGWISAAALAAGGEGLEAFLARDDAQVLRDHGRRGRPDVIATFGLHRYAWPVVLLFTVPWFLHHRVPRLPVTHVSYDRTAEGFDMGRLAVRTDSFACLPGDPAAALPGARVVPDEEALRAEVRAAVAEHMEPVLAGFGPRMRRRGRALWGMATDEVVEGIWYVADLFGEQQRAVRELERLLPGATKPYVGSAAFREVTGPHGEPLSTRDRASCCMYYTLDADDACATCPRTCETERVTKLLAAAAS
- a CDS encoding pyruvate dehydrogenase → MAKQNVAEQFVDILVRAGVKRLYGVVGDSLNPVVDAIRRNSAIDWIHVRHEETAAFAAGAEAQITGKLAACAGSCGPGNLHLINGLYDAHRSMAPVLALASQIPSSEIGLGYFQETHPERLFQECSHYSELISNPKQMPRLLQTAIQHAVGQSGVSVVSLPGDIASEPAPDKAAETALVTSRPSVRPGDTEIDKLVELIDAADKVTLFCGSGVAGAHAEVMEFAGKIKSPIGHALRGKEWIQYDNKFDVGMSGLLGYGAAYEATHECDLLILIGTDFPYNAFLPDDVKIAQIDVRPEHLGRRSKLDLAVWGDAKETLRCLTPRVRPKDDRRFLDRMLKKHADALEGVVKAYTRKVEKHVPIHPEYVASVIDELADEDAVFTVDTGMCNVWAARYITPNGRRRVIGSFSHGSMANALPMAIGAQFTDTERQVVSMSGDGGFSMLMGDFLTLVQYDLPVKVVLFNNSSLGMVELEMLVAGLPSYGTTNKNPDFGAVARACGAYGVRVEKPKDLEGALKAAFKHKGPALVDVVTDPNALSIPPKISAEMVTGFALSASKIVLDGGVGRMLQMARSNIRNVRGL
- a CDS encoding GntR family transcriptional regulator: MKQGAQGSAGTGIPDPRPRGSRVPPQSRAADMDRDRNRDLADGAGAVRGEHTHSETPIPRPRAVVQRSSVRGQILDALRTALVGGELTPGEVYSAPALGDRFGVSATPVREAMQQLATEGAVEVVPNRGFRVVERGARELAELAEIRALIEVPVMLRLARTVPAGRWSDLRPLAEGTVRAASTGCRATYAESDRAFHCALLSLSGNEQLVQIAEDLHRRAQWPLVGGPVTRGRADLVADAAEHLALLDALAAGEWDVVRSLVQEHFAGAA
- a CDS encoding ATP-binding protein, which gives rise to MAIGASSSKAVEDKADSATQPAQPPQLRRRLGRADLRAVPEARRALRELLRHWGRPGRSEIAELLTSELVTNALIHTDRDAVLTATVGPDGLRVEVRDFVARRPRLRVPDADDGTHGRGLVLVQSLADAWGVSPHGVGKSVWFELDSDAA
- a CDS encoding helix-turn-helix domain-containing protein; amino-acid sequence: MSGEGNDKDVEEFAALLRRLKDRTDRSYSQLARRLNMNASTLHRYCVGEAVPLGFAPVERFAALCGAPPEERLELHRYWILAVAARQRPRPAENPVPEPVPEEVPAPTPSRWYRRRLTLTVAVVCATLAAWGTLSAVSTHGTAKSKAGSTAMASPSAPPTPPAPLAWTADSQVWEIGCDHDYVIDKAPKEVPPPPVQQDAGDWAATQHAVHGGQTDVEISVQGKTSTAVVLEALRVRVVGRSTPAPGTAYSMAQGCGGDITPRYFGVNLDAHRPLAVPEPGGEMGKPTPAVHLPYRVSATDPEVLLVKARTGTCDCRWYLELDWSSLGRTGTLRIDDHGKPFRTTSIKGLPHYWYAANGWAPYDG